The following are encoded in a window of Pseudalgibacter alginicilyticus genomic DNA:
- the uvrB gene encoding excinuclease ABC subunit UvrB: MQFKIESEFKPTGDQPKAITQLVNGIETNEKYQTLLGVTGSGKTFTVANVIKEVQRPTLILAHNKTLAAQLYSEFKQFFPDNAVEYFVSYYDYYQPEAYIPVSGVYIEKDLSINEEIEKMRLSTTSSLLSGRRDVLVVASVSCLYGIGNPVEFQKNVITLERDQVISRTKLLHQLVQSLYSRTEEDFKHGNFRIKGDTVDIFPSYADDAFRIHFFGDEIEDIESFNIQTNQVVEKYDRLNIYPANMFVTSPDILQGAIKEIQDDLVKQHDYFKDIGKHLEAKRLKERTEFDLEMIRELGYCSGIENYSRYLDGRQPGTRPFCLLDYFPDDYLMVVDESHVTISQVHAMYGGDRSRKENLVEYGFRLPAAMDNRPLKFEEFEALQNQVIYVSATPADYELQKTDGVYVEQVIRPTGLLDPIIEVRPSLNQIDDLIEEIQQRVEKDERTLVTTLTKRMAEELTKYLDRIQIRCRYIHSDVDTLERVEIMQDLRKGLFDVLVGVNLLREGLDLPEVSLVAILDADKEGFLRSARSLTQTVGRAARNLNGKAIMYADKITNSMQKTIDETNYRREKQINYNTANNIIPKALNKSLANALTKNSVSTYSYELEAAKAAEPESDYLSKPELEKKIKEKRKLMEEAAKQLDFIMAAKMRDEIKNYQTKLEKLNA, from the coding sequence ATGCAATTTAAAATCGAATCTGAATTCAAACCTACAGGTGATCAACCTAAAGCCATAACCCAACTTGTTAATGGCATTGAAACCAATGAAAAATACCAGACACTTTTAGGTGTTACAGGTTCTGGAAAAACATTTACCGTAGCTAATGTCATTAAGGAAGTACAAAGACCTACTTTAATTTTAGCGCATAACAAAACTTTAGCGGCTCAATTATATTCTGAGTTTAAACAGTTTTTTCCAGATAATGCTGTAGAATATTTTGTATCTTATTATGATTACTATCAACCAGAAGCCTATATACCTGTTTCTGGCGTTTATATAGAAAAAGATTTATCTATTAATGAAGAAATAGAAAAAATGCGTTTAAGCACCACGTCCTCCCTGCTTTCTGGACGTCGTGATGTATTGGTTGTTGCATCAGTATCCTGCTTATATGGAATTGGAAACCCTGTGGAATTTCAAAAAAATGTAATTACTTTAGAACGCGATCAAGTTATTTCTAGAACTAAACTTCTTCATCAATTAGTGCAAAGTTTATATTCTAGAACGGAAGAAGATTTTAAGCATGGTAATTTTAGAATAAAGGGGGATACGGTAGATATATTTCCAAGTTATGCAGACGATGCTTTTAGAATTCACTTTTTTGGAGATGAAATTGAAGACATTGAATCCTTTAATATTCAAACCAATCAAGTCGTTGAAAAATACGACCGGTTGAATATTTATCCAGCTAACATGTTTGTAACCTCTCCTGATATTTTACAAGGCGCTATCAAAGAAATTCAAGATGATTTAGTAAAACAACATGACTATTTTAAAGACATTGGTAAACATTTAGAAGCCAAACGCCTTAAAGAACGAACCGAATTTGATTTAGAAATGATTCGAGAATTAGGCTATTGCTCGGGAATTGAAAATTATTCCCGGTATTTAGATGGCAGACAGCCTGGTACCCGCCCTTTCTGTTTATTAGATTATTTTCCTGATGATTATTTAATGGTGGTTGATGAAAGCCATGTTACCATTTCACAAGTACATGCCATGTATGGTGGCGATAGAAGTAGGAAAGAGAACTTAGTAGAATATGGTTTCAGATTACCCGCTGCTATGGATAACCGCCCGTTAAAATTTGAAGAGTTTGAAGCCTTACAAAACCAAGTGATTTATGTAAGTGCTACACCTGCAGATTACGAACTTCAAAAAACTGATGGCGTTTATGTGGAGCAAGTCATTAGGCCCACAGGATTATTAGATCCCATCATAGAGGTAAGACCAAGTTTAAACCAAATTGATGATTTAATTGAAGAAATCCAACAACGTGTTGAAAAAGACGAACGCACCTTAGTAACTACTTTAACCAAAAGGATGGCTGAAGAATTGACTAAATATTTAGATCGTATTCAAATCAGATGCCGATACATTCATAGTGATGTAGATACCTTGGAACGTGTGGAAATCATGCAAGATTTACGAAAGGGCTTATTTGATGTTTTAGTGGGTGTTAACCTACTTCGTGAAGGTTTGGATTTACCAGAAGTTTCATTAGTCGCTATTTTAGATGCTGATAAAGAAGGCTTTTTACGTTCTGCCCGCTCATTAACACAAACTGTTGGAAGAGCCGCTAGAAACCTCAACGGAAAAGCCATTATGTATGCAGATAAAATCACCAATAGTATGCAAAAAACCATTGATGAAACCAATTACAGACGAGAAAAACAAATCAATTACAATACAGCTAACAATATTATTCCAAAAGCATTGAATAAAAGTTTAGCAAATGCATTAACCAAAAATTCCGTAAGTACTTATAGTTACGAATTAGAAGCAGCTAAAGCAGCCGAGCCAGAAAGTGACTATTTAAGCAAACCCGAATTAGAAAAAAAAATAAAGGAAAAGCGCAAGCTTATGGAAGAAGCTGCTAAACAATTAGATTTTATTATGGCAGCTAAAATGCGAGACGAAATAAAAAACTATCAAACAAAATTAGAAAAACTCAACGCTTAA
- a CDS encoding DUF1569 domain-containing protein yields the protein MKNMFDLKDCTEVINRINQLTPDAKNLWGKMSVDQMLAHCNVPYGYIYTDKYQKPNAFKKFMITLFAKKMVVGNKPYPKNSRTAPEFIITDKKHFEKEKTLLIDNIKRTQNLGETHFKNRESHSFGPLSVQEWNTMFYKHLDHHLKQFNV from the coding sequence ATGAAAAATATGTTCGATTTAAAAGACTGTACCGAAGTTATTAATAGAATAAATCAATTAACTCCAGATGCAAAAAATTTATGGGGAAAAATGAGTGTTGACCAAATGTTGGCTCATTGCAATGTGCCGTACGGTTATATCTATACCGACAAATACCAAAAACCAAATGCATTCAAAAAGTTTATGATTACATTGTTTGCTAAAAAAATGGTTGTTGGAAATAAGCCTTACCCTAAAAACTCAAGAACTGCACCTGAATTTATAATTACGGATAAAAAGCATTTTGAAAAAGAAAAAACACTATTAATCGATAACATCAAAAGAACACAAAATCTTGGTGAAACTCATTTTAAAAACAGAGAATCTCATTCTTTTGGACCTTTAAGCGTTCAGGAATGGAATACTATGTTTTACAAACATTTAGACCACCATTTAAAACAGTTTAATGTGTAA
- a CDS encoding DUF1456 family protein, with translation MTNNDIFKKLRVALKLRDDDIVKILELVDFRISKSELGAFFRNEDHPKYMECGDQILRNFLNGLVIHLRGPMPPKSSKISKSLKSKNITKNNRDVKPALKKAGSNKNFKKVNPQKKSNG, from the coding sequence ATGACAAACAATGATATTTTTAAAAAGCTACGTGTCGCATTAAAGCTTCGAGATGATGATATTGTAAAAATTTTAGAATTGGTTGACTTTAGAATTTCAAAAAGTGAATTAGGAGCATTTTTCCGAAATGAAGACCACCCAAAGTATATGGAATGTGGCGATCAAATTTTACGCAATTTTTTAAACGGTTTAGTAATTCATTTACGAGGGCCAATGCCTCCAAAATCAAGTAAGATTTCCAAATCTCTAAAATCTAAAAACATTACAAAAAACAACAGAGATGTAAAACCAGCGTTAAAAAAAGCTGGAAGCAATAAAAACTTTAAAAAAGTTAATCCACAAAAAAAGAGCAACGGTTAA
- the sucC gene encoding ADP-forming succinate--CoA ligase subunit beta produces MNLHEYQGKEILSGFGVRIQRGIVAQNANEAVVAAKQLTEETGTSWYVVKAQVHAGGRGKGGGVKLAKNLKEVEEISGNIIGMDLVTPQTSAAGKRVHQVLIAEDVYYPGESETDEFYMSILLNRATGRNMVMYSTEGGMDIETVAEETPHLIFTEEIDPTVGLMPFQARRIAFNLGLSGNAFKEMTKFVSNLYKAYVNSDSSLFEINPVLKTSDNKILAVDAKVTIDDNALFRHKNYVDLRDVREESAIEVEAGELGLNYVDLDGNVGCMVNGAGLAMATMDLIKQAGGEPANFLDVGGTADAARVEAAFKIILKDPAVKAILINIFGGIVRCDRVAQGVIDAYKNMGNINVPIIVRLQGTNADIAKELIDNSGLAVLSATEFQEAADKVQQVLA; encoded by the coding sequence ATGAATTTACACGAATATCAAGGCAAAGAAATATTGAGTGGCTTTGGGGTACGTATCCAACGTGGTATTGTAGCTCAAAATGCTAATGAAGCAGTTGTTGCTGCAAAACAGTTAACAGAGGAAACAGGTACAAGTTGGTACGTAGTTAAAGCCCAAGTACATGCAGGTGGTCGCGGAAAAGGTGGCGGCGTAAAGTTGGCTAAAAACTTAAAAGAAGTTGAAGAAATTTCAGGAAACATTATTGGGATGGATCTTGTTACCCCTCAAACTTCTGCAGCTGGAAAACGGGTACATCAAGTTTTAATTGCTGAGGATGTATATTATCCAGGAGAAAGTGAAACAGACGAATTTTATATGTCCATTTTATTAAATCGTGCCACAGGACGTAATATGGTTATGTATTCTACTGAAGGTGGTATGGACATCGAAACTGTTGCAGAAGAAACACCGCATTTAATTTTTACAGAAGAAATTGATCCTACTGTAGGTTTAATGCCATTTCAAGCCAGACGTATTGCTTTTAATTTAGGCCTGTCTGGAAATGCTTTTAAGGAAATGACTAAGTTTGTTTCTAATCTTTATAAAGCTTATGTGAATTCTGATTCTTCTCTATTTGAAATCAATCCAGTATTAAAAACAAGTGATAATAAAATATTAGCTGTTGATGCTAAAGTAACCATTGATGATAATGCGCTATTTAGACATAAAAATTATGTTGATTTACGTGATGTGCGTGAGGAAAGTGCTATTGAAGTTGAAGCTGGAGAATTAGGTTTAAACTATGTTGATCTTGATGGAAATGTTGGCTGTATGGTTAATGGAGCAGGATTGGCAATGGCCACTATGGATTTGATAAAACAAGCAGGAGGTGAGCCAGCAAACTTTTTAGATGTTGGAGGTACTGCAGATGCAGCTCGTGTTGAGGCTGCTTTTAAAATAATTTTAAAAGACCCAGCAGTTAAAGCGATCTTGATAAATATTTTTGGAGGTATTGTACGTTGTGACCGTGTAGCTCAAGGTGTTATAGATGCTTATAAAAATATGGGTAACATTAATGTACCAATTATTGTACGTTTACAAGGTACCAATGCAGATATCGCTAAAGAGTTGATTGATAATTCAGGGTTGGCTGTTTTAAGTGCAACGGAATTTCAAGAAGCAGCAGATAAGGTACAACAAGTATTAGCTTAG
- the lysA gene encoding diaminopimelate decarboxylase → MEKSQLLKIAQDYGSPVYVYDAEKIEQQYKRLTNAFKGVKQLKINYAVKALSNISVLKLLHSFGSGIDTVSIQEVQLGLAAGFPADKIIFTPNGVSLEEIETVTKLGVQINIDNLSILEQFGAKHPNIPVCIRINPHIMAGGNANISVGHIDSKFGISVHQIPHILRIVENTGMTINGIHMHTGSDILDIEVFLYASEILFDTAKQFKDLEFLDFGSGFKVPYKKDDIETNIEELGKKLTKRFNDFCKDYGKELTLAFEPGKFLVSEAGQFLVKVNAVKQTTSTVFAQVDSGFNHLIRPMLYGSQHVIENISNLKGKERFYSVVGYICETDTFANNRRINEINEGDILAFKNAGAYCYSMSSNYNSRYRPAEVLWHNNKAHLIRKRETFEDILKNQIEIDFSSKK, encoded by the coding sequence ATGGAAAAAAGTCAATTGCTAAAAATAGCACAAGATTATGGAAGTCCTGTTTATGTTTATGATGCTGAAAAAATTGAGCAACAATACAAACGTTTAACAAATGCTTTTAAAGGTGTTAAGCAGTTAAAAATCAATTATGCTGTAAAAGCGCTTTCTAATATTTCTGTTTTAAAACTATTACACTCTTTTGGTTCTGGTATTGATACGGTATCTATTCAAGAAGTTCAATTAGGTTTAGCTGCTGGTTTTCCTGCTGACAAAATAATTTTTACACCTAATGGGGTTTCTTTAGAAGAAATTGAAACGGTTACAAAACTTGGAGTTCAAATTAATATAGATAACCTTTCTATTTTAGAGCAGTTTGGTGCTAAACATCCAAATATACCCGTTTGTATTCGTATAAACCCACATATTATGGCTGGTGGAAATGCAAATATTTCTGTAGGACATATAGATAGTAAATTTGGTATTTCTGTACACCAGATTCCTCACATCCTTCGTATTGTTGAAAATACAGGTATGACTATTAATGGCATCCATATGCATACAGGAAGTGATATTTTAGATATTGAAGTATTTTTATATGCCAGTGAAATTTTATTTGATACCGCTAAACAATTTAAAGATTTAGAATTTTTAGATTTTGGTTCAGGCTTTAAAGTACCTTATAAAAAAGATGATATTGAAACCAATATTGAAGAACTTGGAAAAAAATTAACCAAGCGTTTTAATGATTTCTGTAAAGATTACGGTAAAGAATTAACCTTGGCTTTTGAACCTGGTAAATTTTTAGTGAGCGAAGCAGGACAGTTTTTGGTAAAAGTTAATGCTGTAAAGCAAACCACATCTACCGTGTTTGCACAAGTAGATTCTGGATTTAATCATTTAATACGCCCCATGCTTTACGGTTCCCAACATGTTATTGAAAACATTTCAAACCTTAAAGGAAAAGAACGTTTTTACTCGGTTGTAGGTTATATTTGCGAAACCGACACCTTTGCAAATAACAGACGTATTAATGAAATAAATGAAGGTGATATTTTAGCATTTAAAAATGCTGGAGCCTATTGCTATTCTATGTCTAGTAATTACAACTCACGTTACAGACCTGCCGAAGTGTTATGGCATAATAATAAAGCACATTTAATTAGAAAAAGAGAAACTTTTGAAGATATTTTAAAGAATCAAATTGAAATTGATTTTTCTTCTAAAAAATAA
- a CDS encoding T9SS type A sorting domain-containing protein, producing MKTTLQLVLLFITVLGYSQTNIEQFHSPSGSQYTVLTGTINQSSSGINTSWDFTSLTSTASLFVDTYTDEPPTSTIQTKEGTTVVNELGLNTSGGILSLVSLNSDSFGLNYSNYGIIGLFPMNYEDSNTDGVEGTFTSEEVSGDVLDTSTINVNVDAWGNLKVGTFDGAVTRLKMVQNLNLSAFGGILTAAGTQTSYFYYDANSNDLIFRTNRIQVVVPSPFESYSIDVTSMEVLSTYTLDTNKHQIEESNIKLISNPVQHDLKFEVSDNIEIQSIIISDLLGKTVLISEGNEAIISVNQLKSGLFLATVRTNKGTITKKFIKQ from the coding sequence ATGAAAACAACATTACAATTAGTATTGCTATTTATAACTGTTTTAGGTTATTCTCAAACTAATATTGAACAATTCCATAGTCCAAGTGGTTCTCAATATACCGTGTTAACAGGAACTATAAATCAGTCGTCATCTGGAATAAATACTTCGTGGGATTTTACAAGTTTAACAAGTACAGCTTCACTATTTGTAGATACTTATACAGACGAACCACCAACATCTACTATTCAAACTAAAGAAGGGACTACGGTAGTAAATGAACTTGGACTCAATACTTCTGGAGGTATATTATCTTTAGTGTCTTTAAATTCAGATAGTTTTGGGTTGAATTATTCTAATTATGGTATAATAGGGTTGTTTCCTATGAATTATGAGGATTCAAATACAGACGGAGTTGAAGGCACATTTACTTCGGAAGAAGTGTCTGGAGATGTTTTGGATACCAGTACTATAAATGTTAATGTAGATGCTTGGGGGAATTTAAAAGTGGGTACTTTTGATGGGGCAGTCACTAGATTAAAAATGGTCCAAAATTTAAACCTTTCAGCGTTTGGAGGCATACTAACTGCTGCTGGAACTCAAACGTCTTATTTTTATTATGACGCCAATAGTAATGATCTTATTTTTAGAACCAACCGTATACAAGTTGTTGTTCCTTCTCCTTTTGAAAGTTATAGTATTGATGTGACTAGTATGGAAGTCTTGTCTACGTATACTTTAGATACTAATAAGCATCAGATAGAAGAATCTAATATAAAATTGATTTCTAACCCTGTACAACATGACCTTAAATTTGAAGTAAGTGATAATATTGAAATACAATCTATTATTATTTCAGATCTTTTAGGAAAAACTGTTTTAATATCAGAAGGTAATGAAGCTATAATATCTGTTAATCAATTAAAGTCTGGTTTGTTTTTGGCAACCGTTCGTACTAATAAAGGTACTATAACTAAAAAATTTATAAAGCAATAA
- a CDS encoding sterol desaturase family protein: MSFTNPLVYGVPCFLALILLELTYSKHHEEKKDLYKWKDLAASLSMGVGSAILAPLTKTIAAIVLFEFVYEIFNPVIDGVRTNIMGWESFGYAWYIWIICQLLDDFSYYWFHRQNHNVRFLWAAHIVHHSSDNFNLGTAVRNGWFTLFYKPLFYMWIPAIGFPPEILVVCLGIESLWQFQLHTVYIGKLGFLEKFMNTHTMHQVHHAQNIEYMDKNHGGFLNIFDKMFGTWKELDETIDIKYGVTHAPNSYNPLIILTHEYKDIWNDMKKSKNWYHKFMYAFGAPGWSHDGSTLTIKQIQKLTKAEQRAL, encoded by the coding sequence ATGAGTTTTACAAATCCCTTAGTATATGGTGTTCCTTGCTTTTTAGCTCTTATTTTACTCGAGTTAACTTATAGCAAACATCATGAAGAAAAAAAAGATTTATATAAATGGAAAGATTTAGCTGCGAGTCTTAGCATGGGAGTGGGTTCTGCTATTTTAGCACCACTTACCAAAACAATTGCAGCTATTGTTCTTTTTGAGTTTGTTTATGAAATTTTTAATCCTGTAATTGATGGTGTTCGCACCAATATTATGGGATGGGAATCATTTGGCTACGCATGGTATATTTGGATTATTTGCCAATTATTAGATGATTTTAGTTACTATTGGTTTCATAGGCAAAACCACAATGTACGTTTTCTCTGGGCCGCTCACATTGTGCATCACTCCTCAGATAACTTTAATTTAGGCACTGCTGTAAGAAACGGTTGGTTTACACTTTTCTATAAACCGTTATTTTATATGTGGATACCCGCCATTGGTTTTCCGCCAGAAATACTTGTGGTTTGTTTAGGCATTGAATCCTTATGGCAATTTCAATTACATACGGTTTATATAGGTAAATTAGGTTTTTTAGAAAAATTTATGAATACACATACCATGCACCAAGTACACCATGCTCAAAATATAGAATACATGGACAAAAACCATGGTGGTTTCTTAAATATTTTTGATAAAATGTTTGGTACCTGGAAAGAACTAGATGAAACTATAGATATAAAATACGGTGTAACACATGCACCAAATTCATACAACCCATTAATTATTTTAACCCATGAGTATAAAGATATTTGGAATGATATGAAAAAATCAAAAAATTGGTATCATAAATTTATGTATGCTTTTGGAGCACCTGGCTGGAGTCATGATGGTAGTACCTTAACTATTAAACAAATCCAAAAACTAACAAAAGCTGAACAACGTGCACTTTAA
- a CDS encoding M28 family peptidase: MKKVILVIVITFSLTISAQSDQEIIRKIYTQSLTNGKSYDWLAYLSTQIGGRLSGSYNAEKAVAWAKSELDSLGLDKVWLQPVMVPKWVRGTKEYAFIETVPGKTTSVNICALGGSVATSSLGLKSQVVEIQDFKQLEVLGKENIEGKIVFYNRPMQAGLIETFEAYGSGVNQHYKSAIEASKYGAVAVIVRSLSLRLDNLPHTGNITYGNIPIEKRIPAAAISTKDADLLSTMLKLDKSISFYFKQNCKQLSDVQSYNVIGEITGSEYPNEYMLVGGHLDSWDLGDGAHDNGAGVVQSMDVLRLLKASGIKPKRSIRVVLFMNQENGLRGAKKYEEDARKKNETHIFALESDAGGFTPRGFNFDCSDANFNNILSWKPLFEPYLIHYFKKSGSAAGVKLLKNEHNVLVGLRTDSQRYFDYHHASNDTFEAVNKRELELGAATMTALVYLVDNYGIKKN, from the coding sequence ATGAAAAAAGTTATTTTAGTTATTGTTATCACATTTTCGTTAACCATCTCTGCTCAATCGGATCAAGAAATCATAAGAAAAATTTATACTCAATCTTTGACTAACGGTAAAAGTTATGATTGGTTAGCCTATTTGTCAACTCAAATAGGAGGACGTTTGTCTGGTTCATATAATGCAGAAAAAGCGGTGGCTTGGGCAAAATCTGAATTGGATAGTTTAGGGTTAGATAAAGTTTGGTTGCAACCCGTTATGGTACCTAAGTGGGTGCGAGGTACTAAAGAATATGCTTTTATTGAAACCGTACCAGGAAAAACAACATCAGTAAATATCTGTGCTTTAGGTGGCTCTGTGGCAACATCCTCATTAGGTTTGAAATCTCAAGTAGTTGAAATACAAGATTTTAAACAATTAGAAGTTTTAGGAAAAGAAAATATAGAAGGGAAAATTGTGTTTTATAACCGTCCCATGCAAGCAGGTTTAATTGAAACTTTTGAGGCTTATGGTAGTGGTGTAAATCAGCATTATAAAAGCGCTATTGAAGCTTCTAAATATGGAGCCGTTGCAGTTATTGTACGTTCTTTGAGTTTGAGGTTAGATAATTTGCCACACACAGGAAACATAACTTATGGTAATATACCTATTGAAAAACGTATTCCAGCAGCAGCAATAAGTACTAAGGATGCAGATTTGCTAAGTACCATGCTAAAACTTGATAAAAGTATTTCTTTTTATTTTAAGCAAAATTGTAAACAGCTGAGTGATGTACAATCTTATAATGTTATTGGAGAAATTACTGGAAGTGAATATCCAAATGAATACATGTTGGTTGGCGGACATTTAGATTCGTGGGATTTAGGTGATGGGGCACATGACAATGGGGCAGGAGTTGTACAATCTATGGATGTTTTAAGGCTTTTAAAAGCATCAGGAATTAAGCCCAAGCGTAGTATAAGAGTGGTGCTTTTTATGAATCAAGAAAATGGATTACGAGGTGCTAAAAAATATGAAGAAGACGCTAGGAAAAAGAATGAAACTCACATTTTTGCTTTAGAAAGTGATGCAGGAGGATTTACACCACGTGGTTTTAATTTTGATTGTAGTGATGCAAATTTTAATAATATTTTAAGTTGGAAACCTTTATTTGAGCCCTATTTGATTCATTATTTTAAAAAGAGTGGAAGTGCAGCAGGTGTTAAACTTCTAAAAAATGAGCATAATGTTTTAGTAGGACTACGTACAGATTCACAGCGTTATTTTGATTATCATCATGCTAGTAATGATACTTTTGAGGCTGTTAATAAGCGAGAATTAGAATTGGGTGCAGCTACCATGACCGCATTGGTTTATTTGGTTGATAATTATGGTATTAAAAAGAATTAA
- a CDS encoding PPK2 family polyphosphate kinase, whose translation MKEINLSDFKITEKIKLKEQVSTYNLELSKKKIEKALSKVSKKLAELQNTMYAHDKYSVLVCLQGMDTSGKDSLIREVFKNFNARGIVVHSFKVPTDLELGHDYLWRHYIALPERGKFGIFNRTHYENVLVTRVHPNYILGEKIPSVNTIEDINDEFWDKRFEQINNFEKHISENGTIIFKFYLNLSKDEQRNRLIRRLEKQEKNWKFSPADLKERKLWDNYQNCYEDAINRTSKPHAPWYNIPADDKPTARYIVAKIMYDTLKEYTDIQEPELDDAIKANLELYKEQLSKE comes from the coding sequence ATGAAAGAAATTAATCTATCAGATTTTAAGATTACAGAAAAAATTAAATTAAAAGAACAAGTTTCAACTTATAATTTGGAACTTTCTAAAAAGAAAATAGAAAAAGCTCTAAGTAAGGTTAGTAAAAAGTTAGCTGAATTACAAAATACCATGTATGCACATGATAAATATAGTGTTTTGGTTTGCTTACAAGGTATGGATACTTCTGGAAAAGATAGTTTGATAAGAGAGGTTTTTAAAAATTTTAATGCTCGTGGTATTGTAGTGCATAGTTTCAAAGTTCCTACGGATTTAGAATTGGGGCATGATTATTTATGGCGTCATTATATAGCACTACCTGAACGTGGTAAATTTGGTATTTTTAATAGAACACATTATGAAAATGTATTAGTAACCAGAGTACACCCTAATTATATTTTGGGAGAAAAAATCCCATCGGTAAATACAATTGAAGATATTAATGATGAATTTTGGGATAAACGTTTTGAACAAATAAATAATTTTGAAAAGCATATTTCAGAAAATGGGACTATTATTTTTAAATTTTACTTGAATCTTTCAAAAGATGAACAGCGAAACAGATTGATTCGTCGTTTAGAAAAACAAGAAAAAAACTGGAAATTTTCACCTGCAGATTTAAAAGAACGAAAACTTTGGGATAATTATCAAAACTGTTATGAAGATGCTATTAATAGAACTTCTAAACCTCATGCACCATGGTATAATATCCCAGCAGATGATAAGCCTACAGCACGATATATAGTAGCCAAAATTATGTACGATACTTTAAAAGAATATACTGATATTCAAGAACCTGAACTTGATGATGCTATAAAAGCAAATTTAGAATTGTATAAAGAACAACTTAGTAAAGAGTAG
- a CDS encoding sigma-54-dependent transcriptional regulator — MPKILIIEDEAAIRRVLVKILSEENDTYQVDEAEDGLVGIEKIKKDDYDLILCDIKMPKMDGVEVLEAVKKIKPEIPIVMISGHGDLDTAVNTMRLGAFDYISKPPDLNRLLNTVRNALDRKELVVENKLLKKKVGKNFEMIGESDAISHIKDIIEKVAHTDARVLITGSNGTGKELVAHWLHQKSERVKAPMIEVNCAAIPSELIESELFGHVKGAFTSAVKDRAGKFEAANGGTIFLDEIGDMSLPAQAKVLRALQESRIQRVGSDKDIKVDVRIIAATNKDLKKEIEAGKFREDLYHRLAVILIQVPALNDRREDIPLLIKHFAEKIATEQGTAVKVFSEKAIKMLQEYDWTGNIRELRNVVERLIILGGAEVSETDVSLFASK; from the coding sequence ATGCCTAAAATTTTAATAATTGAAGACGAAGCAGCTATTAGACGTGTTTTGGTAAAGATACTTTCTGAAGAAAATGATACTTATCAAGTAGATGAGGCCGAGGATGGATTAGTTGGTATAGAGAAAATCAAAAAAGATGATTACGATTTGATTCTTTGTGATATAAAAATGCCAAAAATGGATGGCGTTGAAGTCCTTGAAGCAGTTAAAAAAATAAAACCAGAAATACCAATAGTTATGATTTCGGGGCATGGTGATTTAGATACAGCAGTAAATACGATGCGTTTAGGAGCTTTTGACTATATTTCAAAACCGCCAGATTTGAACAGACTTTTAAATACAGTTAGAAATGCTCTTGACAGAAAGGAATTGGTAGTTGAAAACAAGTTATTAAAAAAGAAAGTAGGTAAAAATTTTGAAATGATTGGGGAGAGCGATGCTATCTCTCATATAAAAGATATTATTGAAAAAGTTGCACATACCGATGCTCGTGTTTTAATAACAGGTTCCAACGGTACTGGAAAAGAATTAGTGGCTCACTGGCTTCATCAAAAAAGCGAACGTGTAAAAGCACCAATGATAGAAGTTAATTGTGCTGCTATACCAAGTGAATTAATAGAAAGTGAGTTGTTTGGTCATGTGAAAGGAGCTTTTACAAGTGCTGTTAAGGATAGAGCAGGTAAGTTTGAAGCTGCTAATGGCGGGACTATTTTTTTAGATGAAATAGGAGATATGAGCTTGCCGGCTCAAGCAAAAGTACTTAGGGCTTTACAGGAAAGTAGAATCCAACGTGTTGGAAGTGATAAGGATATAAAAGTGGATGTTAGAATTATTGCAGCAACTAATAAAGACTTAAAAAAGGAGATTGAAGCAGGCAAATTTCGTGAAGACTTATACCATAGACTTGCTGTGATCTTAATTCAAGTACCAGCATTGAATGATAGGCGAGAAGATATACCACTACTTATTAAACATTTTGCAGAAAAAATAGCTACAGAGCAAGGAACAGCTGTAAAGGTGTTTTCTGAAAAAGCTATAAAAATGCTTCAAGAATATGATTGGACTGGAAATATTCGAGAATTGCGAAACGTGGTGGAACGCTTGATAATACTTGGCGGTGCAGAAGTTAGTGAAACAGATGTCAGCTTATTTGCATCAAAATAA